A region of Allocoleopsis franciscana PCC 7113 DNA encodes the following proteins:
- a CDS encoding thioredoxin family protein, which translates to MLQKSFLVGAIATLVTLTTACSTPNQTASNSGTTNPTESTTQPASNQPVTSTQASATVARVGEPAPDFTGVDSNGKTHRLSDFKGKTVVLEWTNHECPFVRKHYESGNMQKLQKAATGDGVVWLSVVSSAPGQQGNVEGQKANELTKSRNAAPTAVLLDSDGTIGRTYSARTTPHMFVITPEGKLAYAGAIDSISSSNKADVSKAENYVTDALKAVKNGQPVSKPTTQPYGCSVKYKA; encoded by the coding sequence ATGCTTCAGAAAAGCTTTTTGGTTGGTGCGATCGCTACTTTGGTCACCCTCACGACGGCTTGCAGCACCCCAAATCAAACAGCTTCCAACTCCGGAACCACCAACCCAACTGAATCGACGACTCAACCTGCCAGCAACCAACCCGTCACCTCAACGCAAGCCAGTGCAACTGTAGCGCGTGTTGGCGAACCAGCACCTGACTTTACAGGCGTCGATAGTAACGGGAAGACGCATCGCCTCAGCGACTTCAAGGGTAAAACCGTTGTCCTAGAGTGGACGAACCACGAATGTCCCTTTGTCCGCAAGCATTACGAATCGGGCAATATGCAAAAGTTGCAGAAAGCTGCCACCGGTGATGGCGTTGTCTGGCTATCCGTTGTGTCTTCGGCACCAGGACAACAGGGCAATGTCGAGGGTCAAAAGGCTAATGAACTCACCAAGAGCCGCAATGCTGCTCCCACAGCCGTTTTGCTCGACTCTGATGGGACAATCGGTCGTACTTATAGTGCCCGCACAACACCCCATATGTTTGTCATCACGCCAGAGGGCAAGCTAGCCTATGCAGGTGCCATTGACAGCATCTCTTCGAGTAACAAAGCAGATGTCTCCAAAGCAGAGAACTATGTAACGGATGCTTTGAAGGCAGTGAAGAATGGTCAACCAGTGAGCAAACCGACGACGCAGCCCTATGGTTGCTCGGTGAAATATAAAGCCTGA
- a CDS encoding protein-disulfide reductase DsbD family protein produces the protein MQDSNLVILSNKQEYSHGNHILSRFLIWLFAGILACGIFGGLPKPVWAKPFKSARTEVQLISEVKTIQPSTPFWVGLQFKSSPGWHTYWRNPGDSGAPTRMEWTLPNGFKVGELVYPYPQRMPIGPLMNFGYKGENLLLTELTPPVNLPTQQPVTLQAKASWLVCEVECVPEEATFELTLPVTPDAPTVDATWADAFAKTRQALPQPSPWNVSFQAEQNNLVLRVNAPALKAGQIEQVSFFPYQDGVISNAAEQTVAFDDKGLTLRVAQGNQAAPDKVEGVLVVREKLDSQTTTQAFVIAAQPAETSAATSPANAQSTVNLWNTLLLALIGGIVLNLMPCVFPVLSLKALGIAQKAQQSTQQARMHGLAFTAGVLASFAAVVGVLLVLRGLGQQIGWGFQLQSPAFVLVMAYVLFAVGLNLSGVFVVGASIMGLGQGLASKSGYVGEFFTGVLATVMATPCTAPFMATAVSAALTQPAPVAIAIFLTLGLGLALPYLVISFTPAVRRYLPKPGAWMETFQQLLAFPIYGAVAWLLWVLTLQTGTDGLSVALAGLLAIAFAAWLYHKTQTSRQFWRRICWVGSISTLVLALTLTPLVENSPAPNSQVTNSGTTNPSQSGLAWQPYTTEQLERLRQSNQPVFVNFSAAWCVTCLMNERVALNQPEVISAFQQKGVALVKADWTNRDTVITEALSQFGRSGVPLYVLYPRGLDQGEPVILPQVLAPATLQDALKQVSS, from the coding sequence ATGCAGGATAGTAATTTGGTGATTCTGTCTAACAAACAGGAATACAGCCACGGTAATCACATCCTGAGTCGGTTCCTCATCTGGCTCTTCGCTGGGATACTCGCCTGTGGAATCTTCGGTGGGTTGCCCAAACCTGTATGGGCAAAGCCCTTTAAAAGCGCTCGCACCGAAGTACAACTCATCAGCGAAGTCAAAACCATCCAACCGAGCACGCCGTTTTGGGTGGGGCTACAATTCAAAAGTAGCCCCGGCTGGCATACGTACTGGCGCAATCCGGGTGACTCCGGTGCCCCCACTCGGATGGAGTGGACACTCCCCAATGGGTTTAAAGTCGGTGAGTTGGTGTATCCTTACCCCCAACGGATGCCAATCGGTCCACTGATGAATTTCGGATACAAGGGCGAGAATTTACTCCTAACGGAACTGACACCACCCGTCAATTTGCCAACCCAGCAGCCTGTTACGCTGCAAGCCAAAGCCTCTTGGTTGGTGTGTGAGGTGGAGTGTGTACCGGAAGAAGCGACCTTTGAGCTAACCTTGCCTGTTACCCCGGATGCTCCTACCGTTGATGCCACTTGGGCAGATGCGTTTGCGAAAACCCGTCAGGCACTGCCTCAGCCCTCTCCCTGGAACGTCAGTTTCCAAGCAGAGCAAAATAATCTGGTACTTCGGGTGAACGCACCAGCACTCAAGGCTGGACAGATTGAGCAGGTTTCGTTCTTCCCCTATCAAGATGGTGTAATTTCCAACGCGGCAGAGCAGACTGTTGCCTTTGATGACAAGGGATTAACCCTGCGAGTTGCTCAAGGTAATCAGGCGGCACCGGATAAAGTTGAGGGCGTACTCGTTGTACGGGAGAAGCTGGATAGCCAAACCACGACTCAGGCATTCGTTATTGCAGCACAACCTGCTGAAACGTCAGCCGCCACCTCTCCTGCCAATGCTCAATCAACTGTAAACCTCTGGAATACCCTACTGCTAGCGTTGATAGGAGGCATTGTCCTCAATCTGATGCCCTGCGTGTTCCCAGTGCTGTCGCTCAAAGCGTTGGGGATTGCTCAAAAGGCGCAGCAGAGTACCCAACAAGCTCGAATGCACGGGTTGGCGTTTACGGCAGGAGTGCTAGCGAGTTTTGCGGCAGTGGTTGGTGTACTATTGGTTCTGCGGGGGCTGGGGCAGCAGATTGGATGGGGCTTTCAGCTTCAGTCGCCTGCGTTCGTCCTCGTCATGGCATACGTATTGTTTGCGGTGGGACTGAACCTGTCTGGGGTGTTCGTCGTGGGAGCCTCCATTATGGGACTGGGACAGGGGTTAGCCTCTAAATCGGGCTATGTCGGTGAGTTTTTCACTGGGGTGCTAGCAACGGTGATGGCAACTCCTTGTACTGCTCCATTTATGGCAACAGCAGTGAGTGCGGCGCTGACTCAACCCGCACCTGTTGCGATCGCAATTTTCCTTACCCTCGGTTTGGGACTAGCACTCCCCTACCTAGTCATCAGCTTCACCCCTGCTGTGCGGCGCTACCTGCCCAAACCGGGAGCCTGGATGGAAACATTCCAACAACTGCTAGCATTTCCCATTTATGGAGCAGTGGCGTGGTTGTTGTGGGTGCTGACGCTTCAAACCGGGACAGATGGTTTAAGTGTGGCACTGGCGGGTTTGCTGGCGATCGCCTTTGCCGCATGGCTCTATCATAAAACCCAAACATCTCGACAGTTCTGGCGGCGGATATGCTGGGTTGGTTCGATCTCAACCCTCGTCCTCGCACTCACTCTTACCCCTCTCGTTGAAAACTCTCCAGCCCCAAATTCACAGGTAACAAATTCTGGGACAACCAACCCATCTCAGTCAGGTTTGGCATGGCAACCTTACACCACTGAACAATTGGAGAGATTGCGTCAGTCAAATCAGCCCGTGTTTGTCAACTTCTCTGCGGCTTGGTGTGTTACCTGCTTGATGAATGAACGAGTCGCACTGAATCAACCTGAGGTGATATCTGCCTTCCAGCAAAAAGGCGTAGCGTTAGTCAAAGCCGATTGGACAAACCGCGACACAGTTATCACTGAAGCCTTGAGCCAGTTTGGACGCAGTGGTGTACCGCTCTACGTCCTCTATCCCCGTGGGTTAGACCAAGGAGAACCCGTGATTCTGCCTCAGGTTCTGGCTCCCGCCACCCTGCAAGACGCCCTAAAACAGGTGTCATCTTAG
- a CDS encoding ABC-F family ATP-binding cassette domain-containing protein: protein MSIFTLQSVKKDFGIKEILKDASFSLDTTDKVGLIGTNGSGKSTLLKMIAGIEPIDGGQIIVNPGEKIVYLPQQPELDENNTVLEQVFADSGEQMTLIREYEELSHKLAHHPEDSQLLARLSKVTQRMESIGAWDLETKAKIILTKLGIEDFEARIGNLSGGYRKRIALAAALLSEPEVLLMDEPTNHLDALSVEWLQSYLAGFRGALLLITHDRYFLDRVTNRILEIDRGDLYTYSGNYSYYLEKKALAEESAVSSQRKHQGVLRRELEWLKRGPKARSTKQKARIDRIHEMQGKEFKQAQGKVEISTPGRRIGKKVIELENVSKAYDERTLIKNFSYEFTPDDRVGIIGGNGAGKSTLMDMITGRVQPDSGKVELGSTIHIGYFDQHSEAVLEAINENQRVIDYLKEIAEYVKTADGTLITASQMLERFLFPGNQQYAPINKLSGGEKRRLFLLRVLMSAPNVLILDEPTNDLDVQTLSILEEYLEEFNGCVIAVSHDRYFLDRTVQKIFALEPGGNIRQYPGNYSVYLDYKQAEETTSPQQSAKSEPKKDEIAKAEKSEKNSSRNSKSRQLSSWEKREFEELEGKIAQLEAQKAETEKVLFNAPPGKVTQVQELYQQLETLNQAIETATERWLELAELDS, encoded by the coding sequence ATGAGTATTTTCACACTGCAATCCGTTAAAAAAGACTTTGGCATTAAGGAAATCCTCAAAGATGCCAGTTTTAGTCTAGACACCACCGATAAAGTTGGCTTAATCGGCACCAATGGTTCCGGTAAATCGACCTTACTCAAGATGATTGCTGGCATCGAACCCATTGATGGCGGTCAAATTATAGTCAATCCTGGAGAGAAAATTGTCTACTTGCCCCAGCAGCCCGAATTAGATGAAAATAATACCGTTTTAGAACAGGTGTTTGCCGACAGTGGCGAACAAATGACCCTAATCCGCGAGTATGAGGAACTGTCTCACAAATTAGCTCACCATCCAGAGGATAGCCAACTCCTAGCGCGTCTCTCTAAGGTGACACAGCGCATGGAATCAATCGGCGCTTGGGATTTGGAGACAAAGGCAAAAATTATCCTGACTAAATTAGGGATTGAAGACTTCGAGGCTCGGATTGGTAACTTATCCGGTGGTTATCGCAAGCGCATCGCTTTAGCCGCCGCGTTGTTATCGGAACCTGAAGTGTTACTAATGGATGAACCGACAAACCATCTGGATGCCCTATCCGTGGAGTGGTTACAGAGTTACCTGGCGGGTTTCCGAGGTGCACTCCTGCTAATTACTCACGATCGCTATTTTTTGGATCGGGTCACTAATCGTATCCTGGAAATTGACCGAGGCGACCTCTACACTTACTCTGGCAACTATTCTTACTACTTAGAGAAAAAAGCATTAGCGGAAGAATCGGCTGTTAGTAGTCAGCGTAAACATCAGGGGGTTTTGCGCCGCGAGTTGGAATGGCTCAAGCGAGGGCCAAAAGCGCGGAGTACCAAACAAAAAGCGCGAATTGACCGCATTCATGAGATGCAGGGGAAGGAGTTTAAACAAGCTCAGGGTAAGGTTGAAATTTCTACTCCCGGTCGTCGGATTGGCAAGAAAGTGATTGAATTGGAGAATGTTTCTAAAGCTTATGATGAACGGACTCTGATCAAAAACTTTAGCTACGAATTCACCCCTGATGACCGTGTGGGAATTATTGGCGGCAATGGCGCAGGCAAATCCACGCTGATGGATATGATTACCGGACGAGTGCAACCCGATTCCGGTAAGGTTGAGCTTGGCTCCACCATTCACATCGGTTATTTTGACCAACATTCTGAGGCTGTGTTGGAGGCGATTAACGAAAATCAGCGGGTGATTGACTACCTGAAAGAAATTGCAGAATACGTTAAAACCGCAGACGGAACGTTAATTACGGCTTCGCAAATGCTAGAGCGTTTCCTATTTCCTGGAAACCAGCAATATGCGCCGATTAATAAACTTTCTGGGGGAGAAAAACGCCGTTTATTTTTGCTGCGAGTGCTGATGAGTGCCCCGAATGTGTTGATTTTGGATGAACCGACGAATGATTTAGATGTGCAGACACTTTCGATATTGGAAGAATATTTAGAAGAGTTCAATGGCTGTGTGATTGCGGTTTCTCACGATCGCTATTTCCTTGATCGCACAGTACAGAAAATCTTTGCCTTGGAGCCTGGGGGAAACATCCGGCAATATCCTGGCAATTACTCGGTTTATCTGGACTACAAGCAGGCAGAAGAGACAACAAGTCCTCAACAATCAGCTAAGTCTGAGCCGAAAAAAGACGAAATCGCAAAAGCCGAGAAGTCGGAGAAAAACTCATCTCGTAATAGCAAATCGCGTCAGCTTTCTAGCTGGGAAAAGCGCGAGTTTGAGGAGCTTGAGGGCAAAATCGCTCAATTGGAAGCTCAGAAAGCAGAGACAGAAAAAGTGTTGTTCAATGCTCCCCCTGGTAAAGTGACTCAAGTTCAGGAACTGTATCAGCAATTAGAAACTTTAAATCAGGCCATTGAAACAGCAACTGAACGCTGGTTAGAATTGGCAGAGTTGGATTCTTAA
- a CDS encoding tellurite resistance TerB family protein, whose product MNQYDRIFNSEETSTEGLSPEEGVAAIAVITVTSNSQVPPISTDYLIDLLWETELFDDYSEEEMAEMVDTLRGLAAQEGLGAMFNAAYDCLPDELLPDAFAAGVMMLVDEAGNIPLETKGFLKELQQALEIEDEEAHAIIDEVITILNETEEEDYDEEESLEAEDGEDEPDESNSVIYQSPAGNFSVPVPVHSEKGGSIEEQEGVVGFSDDFGRLLRIDYYPISAEEADKMESLGEEDYLNFFLVDSYVEEAIFGSIPNSKIEYREYLKDAMEGSYFVVVNMPHGSTLSVQKNNELSVRLDALRGLIAFPVDDFLYVVSCQRTFFEGETPTPMEQEVEGLKTQLLNFIDTVEFT is encoded by the coding sequence ATGAACCAATATGACCGTATTTTTAATTCAGAAGAAACATCAACAGAAGGCTTAAGTCCAGAAGAAGGTGTGGCGGCAATTGCCGTAATTACCGTCACATCAAATTCTCAAGTCCCGCCTATTAGTACAGACTATTTAATCGACTTGCTGTGGGAAACCGAACTCTTTGATGATTACTCAGAAGAGGAAATGGCAGAGATGGTCGATACACTCCGAGGACTGGCAGCGCAAGAGGGACTAGGAGCAATGTTTAACGCGGCTTATGATTGCCTACCCGACGAGCTTTTACCCGATGCTTTTGCGGCTGGGGTGATGATGCTTGTTGATGAAGCCGGAAATATTCCTCTGGAAACAAAGGGTTTTCTGAAGGAGTTACAGCAAGCGTTGGAAATTGAGGATGAAGAAGCGCACGCTATTATCGACGAGGTTATTACAATTCTGAATGAAACGGAAGAGGAAGATTATGACGAAGAGGAAAGCTTAGAGGCAGAAGATGGAGAGGATGAACCTGATGAATCCAACTCAGTGATTTATCAGTCACCAGCGGGTAATTTTAGCGTTCCAGTTCCGGTTCACTCCGAAAAAGGAGGAAGCATTGAAGAACAAGAAGGAGTGGTCGGATTTTCCGACGACTTTGGTCGTTTACTGAGAATCGATTATTACCCTATTTCTGCGGAAGAAGCGGATAAGATGGAGTCGCTGGGAGAAGAAGACTATCTTAACTTCTTTCTCGTAGATAGTTATGTTGAAGAAGCGATTTTTGGCAGTATACCCAATTCCAAAATTGAGTATAGGGAATATCTAAAAGATGCGATGGAGGGGTCTTATTTTGTAGTTGTCAATATGCCCCATGGTTCAACCCTTTCTGTACAAAAAAATAATGAACTGTCTGTGAGATTGGATGCACTTCGTGGCCTTATCGCCTTTCCGGTGGATGACTTTTTGTATGTAGTAAGCTGTCAGCGAACTTTTTTTGAGGGAGAAACTCCGACTCCCATGGAGCAAGAAGTGGAAGGGTTAAAAACCCAACTGTTAAATTTCATCGATACAGTGGAGTTTACTTAA
- a CDS encoding C1 family peptidase encodes MTNRIHGYGWIPDTPDARDIKYSAPQPLLKSLPSKVDLRAQLPPVYTQGVIGSCTAQTICAAFHFCQKKQKLYNFAPSRLFTYYTTRDIEGTVYEDSGAMLRNTIKSINKFGACPESIWPYEISKFTVKPTPTCYDTASRHTAVSYSQVSQTLQQMKGCLGEGFPFAFGMLVYESFEGDQAAKTGVLQMPASGEQQVGGHAVLVVGYDDSQKRFIIRNSWGSDWGIGGHFTLPYNYLLNPDLATDFWTIRLVR; translated from the coding sequence ATGACTAATCGAATTCACGGGTACGGTTGGATTCCGGATACACCGGATGCAAGAGACATCAAATATTCAGCTCCCCAACCCCTCCTTAAGAGTTTACCGTCCAAAGTAGACTTACGGGCACAGTTACCCCCTGTTTATACTCAAGGAGTGATAGGAAGCTGTACCGCGCAGACGATTTGTGCTGCATTTCATTTTTGTCAAAAGAAACAAAAGCTTTATAATTTTGCCCCCAGTCGATTGTTTACTTACTACACCACCAGAGACATTGAGGGAACTGTCTATGAAGATAGTGGTGCCATGTTAAGAAATACGATCAAATCCATTAATAAATTTGGAGCTTGTCCTGAATCAATCTGGCCTTATGAAATTAGCAAGTTCACCGTAAAGCCGACTCCTACTTGTTACGATACGGCGAGTAGGCATACAGCGGTTTCTTATTCGCAGGTATCCCAGACACTTCAGCAGATGAAAGGATGTCTCGGTGAAGGATTTCCGTTTGCATTTGGAATGCTCGTTTATGAGAGCTTTGAAGGTGACCAAGCCGCTAAAACTGGAGTATTACAGATGCCTGCCAGTGGGGAGCAACAAGTGGGAGGTCATGCCGTATTAGTGGTTGGCTATGATGATTCCCAAAAAAGATTCATCATTAGAAACTCTTGGGGAAGTGATTGGGGCATAGGAGGGCACTTTACCCTACCCTATAACTATCTTTTAAATCCTGATTTAGCCACTGATTTCTGGACAATCAGGCTCGTGCGTTAG
- the glsA gene encoding glutaminase A, producing MSESGNSVSRISAKGLAALTQAQLNDWAIQAQTHSQEGQLPNYIPLLAQANPTGLAIQTRSIEGQIVSAGDVSLSFPLMSVVKPFVLLFLLEQLGAQTVFSRVGIQSSHEPYNSLIQLQTDKGWPRNPMINSGAIALADLLPGEDASSRCETLRQWLNQRSNSHLFLDQAMLNSVRSRSNERNRNLANLLAESGYLDNVEMALDTYQHICCLAGTVADLTQLGMILVQDYKNILPKNRRIVNALITTCGLYEASSRFAVQVGVPTKSGVSGAVLAVIPFQGAIACYSPPLDEAGNSKAGLFLLQQLVQTLNLSVFG from the coding sequence ATGTCTGAATCAGGGAATAGCGTGTCCAGAATATCCGCTAAAGGATTAGCCGCTCTCACTCAGGCTCAACTGAATGATTGGGCAATTCAAGCACAAACTCACAGCCAAGAGGGACAACTACCCAACTATATCCCGCTGCTGGCTCAGGCTAATCCCACCGGGTTGGCAATACAGACGCGAAGTATCGAGGGTCAAATTGTTTCGGCAGGTGATGTTAGTCTATCGTTTCCCCTGATGAGTGTGGTCAAGCCCTTTGTGCTGCTATTTTTGCTAGAGCAGTTGGGCGCACAGACTGTATTTTCCCGTGTCGGCATCCAGTCTTCTCACGAACCTTATAATTCTCTAATACAATTACAAACAGACAAGGGTTGGCCTCGTAACCCGATGATTAATAGTGGTGCGATCGCACTGGCTGACTTGCTCCCCGGTGAAGATGCTTCGTCTCGTTGCGAAACCCTTCGTCAGTGGCTCAATCAACGCTCGAATAGCCATCTGTTTTTAGATCAAGCCATGCTGAATTCGGTGCGTTCCCGGTCGAATGAACGTAATCGAAACCTGGCTAACCTGCTGGCTGAGTCAGGTTATCTGGACAACGTGGAAATGGCTTTGGATACCTACCAACACATCTGTTGCTTAGCTGGAACGGTTGCTGATTTAACTCAATTGGGCATGATTCTGGTACAGGATTATAAAAATATTTTACCAAAAAATCGCCGAATCGTTAATGCCTTAATCACAACCTGTGGTTTGTATGAAGCGTCCAGCCGCTTCGCTGTGCAGGTGGGAGTACCGACCAAGTCAGGGGTAAGTGGTGCCGTGTTAGCGGTGATACCTTTTCAAGGTGCGATCGCGTGTTACAGTCCACCCTTAGATGAGGCCGGTAACTCCAAGGCGGGTTTATTTTTATTGCAGCAACTGGTACAAACTCTCAATTTAAGTGTCTTTGGTTAA
- a CDS encoding pentapeptide repeat-containing protein gives MLNSPTQDLYLNSIHFLEQNSQQRLLILKQLGLARYDFLAKIPLNQANITCIMRFFQAPNQIKFPNLRGADISGLILDGVNFIRGDLTGANLQKSRLLEADLIFANFTRADLREADLSGATLNETVWSEALVEGCYLGTGIGLSHQQRQDLKTRGAIVESSGNR, from the coding sequence ATGCTCAATTCGCCCACTCAAGACCTCTATTTGAACTCCATTCATTTTCTAGAGCAAAATAGTCAGCAACGTCTATTAATCCTGAAGCAGCTTGGACTAGCCAGATACGATTTTTTAGCAAAAATACCGCTAAATCAGGCCAATATCACCTGTATCATGCGTTTTTTTCAGGCTCCAAATCAAATTAAATTTCCGAATCTTCGAGGAGCTGATATATCGGGCTTAATATTGGATGGGGTCAATTTTATTCGCGGAGATTTGACCGGGGCAAATTTGCAAAAAAGTCGATTGTTAGAGGCAGACTTAATCTTTGCTAATTTTACTAGAGCGGATTTGAGAGAAGCCGATTTGAGCGGTGCAACTCTGAATGAAACGGTATGGTCAGAGGCTTTAGTCGAAGGGTGCTACTTGGGAACGGGAATTGGATTAAGCCATCAGCAACGCCAAGACCTCAAAACTCGTGGTGCCATTGTTGAATCTTCAGGAAATCGTTAA
- a CDS encoding Npun_R2479 family HD domain-containing metalloprotein: MFDPTQLLIDHFVQQIREGYHRTYGGWKSDYADIIGWAGGMALENIANSDALYHNVEHTILVTLVGQEILRGKHIREGGISCEDWMHGIISLLCHDIGYVKGVCRLDRPTEGLYATGVGDEMVALPPGASDASLTPHHVDRGKLFIEERFGGHILIDADVIKRNIELTRFPVPTDEDHQDRINCPGLVRAADLIGQLSDPRYLKKISALYYEFEETGVNKALGYRHPGDLRQNYSKFYWNGVYPYIKDALRYLELTLEGKQIMANLYANVFVVEHEQTAAVVTAA, encoded by the coding sequence ATGTTTGACCCTACCCAATTACTCATTGACCACTTTGTACAACAGATCCGAGAAGGGTACCACCGTACCTACGGAGGCTGGAAATCTGACTATGCAGACATTATTGGCTGGGCGGGTGGCATGGCGTTGGAAAACATTGCCAACAGTGATGCCCTTTATCACAATGTCGAGCATACCATTCTAGTCACCTTGGTTGGACAGGAAATCTTGCGTGGCAAGCACATCCGGGAGGGTGGCATTTCCTGTGAAGACTGGATGCACGGTATCATCTCCTTGCTTTGTCATGACATCGGTTATGTCAAAGGGGTTTGCCGTCTAGACCGACCCACGGAAGGCTTGTACGCTACAGGTGTAGGCGATGAGATGGTGGCTTTACCTCCAGGTGCGAGTGATGCCTCCTTGACTCCCCACCACGTAGACCGAGGCAAACTGTTTATTGAAGAGCGCTTTGGCGGTCACATCCTGATTGATGCTGATGTGATTAAGCGCAACATTGAACTGACTCGTTTCCCAGTTCCTACCGATGAAGACCATCAAGATAGAATTAACTGTCCGGGTTTGGTGAGAGCGGCTGATTTAATTGGTCAGCTTTCTGATCCTAGATACTTGAAGAAAATTAGCGCTTTGTACTATGAATTTGAAGAAACTGGGGTCAACAAAGCGTTAGGTTATCGTCATCCTGGAGACTTACGCCAAAACTATTCCAAGTTTTATTGGAATGGGGTTTATCCCTATATCAAAGATGCGCTGCGCTATTTAGAGCTGACGCTTGAGGGGAAGCAAATCATGGCGAACCTTTACGCCAATGTGTTTGTGGTTGAGCATGAACAAACTGCTGCTGTTGTAACGGCAGCTTAA
- the fghA gene encoding S-formylglutathione hydrolase has protein sequence MSTAPNLISKNKCFGGTVNFYQHQSQTCNGEMRFAIYQPPQAKLERVPVLYFLSGLSCTEENFMVKAGAQQLAAEYGLMLVAPDTSPRNTGIVGEEDDWDFGAGAGFYVDATVEPWASRYRMYSYVVHELPDLIAEHFPVQPDKQGIFGHSMGGHGALICALRNPEQYKSVSAFAPIAAPRRCPWGQKAFTNYLGSDPESWRPYDASELVLIAGYNRPILIDQGTADPFLEEQLLPEVFQQACETVGQPLTLRFQEGYNHSYYFIATFIADHIRYHAAALCS, from the coding sequence ATGTCCACAGCCCCTAATCTCATTTCCAAAAATAAATGCTTTGGCGGTACAGTGAACTTTTACCAACACCAATCTCAGACTTGTAATGGCGAAATGCGATTTGCCATTTACCAACCCCCTCAAGCCAAATTAGAACGAGTGCCAGTGCTCTATTTTCTCTCTGGCTTAAGCTGCACCGAAGAGAACTTTATGGTTAAAGCAGGTGCCCAACAATTAGCGGCTGAATATGGATTGATGCTGGTTGCACCCGATACCAGCCCTCGTAATACAGGAATTGTCGGTGAAGAGGATGACTGGGATTTTGGCGCGGGTGCGGGTTTTTATGTGGATGCGACGGTGGAACCGTGGGCGTCGCGCTACCGGATGTATAGCTATGTCGTCCACGAGTTACCCGATTTGATTGCTGAACATTTCCCGGTGCAACCCGATAAACAGGGCATTTTTGGCCATTCCATGGGAGGACATGGAGCACTGATTTGTGCCCTAAGAAACCCTGAACAGTACAAATCGGTTTCTGCCTTTGCTCCCATCGCAGCACCCAGGCGCTGTCCGTGGGGGCAAAAAGCCTTTACAAATTACTTGGGTTCCGATCCAGAAAGCTGGCGTCCCTATGATGCCAGTGAACTGGTACTCATCGCCGGCTATAACCGTCCCATCCTAATCGATCAAGGTACGGCAGACCCTTTTTTAGAAGAGCAGTTACTGCCTGAGGTATTTCAACAGGCTTGTGAAACGGTCGGTCAACCCTTAACATTGCGCTTTCAGGAAGGCTATAACCACAGTTACTACTTCATCGCCACCTTTATTGCAGACCATATCCGTTACCATGCGGCGGCTTTATGTAGCTGA